One Nitrospirota bacterium genomic window, GGCGACTTGGCCGGCAGCAGAACATCCATGTCAGCTTCGTTCCGCAGGGTCAGCAAATAGTAGCTATGCTCTCCCGTTATCCGCATTCCGAACACGTGTGCATGGTCCGCGCGGTGCGCCATGGTCTCCAGGACCGTCAGCAGATCCTTGGACTCGGACCTCTTGTTAAAATCTATGCGCTCGATATCGAAGTACTTGTTCAGGTCATCCTCGAACTTCTGAGCGTTGAAGTCCGTAAGGTTGAAGAGTGCCCGATGCGCCGGAAGAATGGTAAGCCCCGGATCTTCCAGCCGTGCCAGGAACATGGCGACATAGTTGAAGCCTTCCTCGCCCGTGAACGAGCCCGCTGCCTTTCGTCGTTCATTTCTATAATTCAGGGCAGTGTCGTATCGGTGATGGCCGTCGGCAATGAAAATGTGCTTGTCCGCCAGCTCGCGGACGATCGCATCAATATCGTTTTTATCGATCAAAGACCAGATGCGGTGGGTCACCCCGTCGCTGTGCTTCACTTCCATCTCTGGTTTGCGTGTGACCTTCGCGAGGATGCCTGCTACGTTCCCCGGGGGATCTGAAAAAAGCGAGAATATCTGGCTGAAGGTCGCCTTGCAAGAGCGCAGCAGGTTCAGCCGGTCGGTCTTGGGTCCCGAGAGTGTTGTCTCGTGGGGCTTCACAATGCCCGAATCGTAATCCTCGATCCTGACCAGGCAGATAATGCCGCGCAGCCTTTTGGCGTCCTTGCCGGCCTTGTACTCCATTTCGTAAATAGAAAAGGCCGGTTCTCCGCCTTCTTGCAGGACCGCT contains:
- a CDS encoding DUF1015 domain-containing protein; amino-acid sequence: MAKIAPFRGIIYNQGKAGAIDTLVCPPYDVISPAEQQELYRKSPYNVIRLEYGLTSPADGDEDNRYTRAAAVLKDWSRSAVLQEGGEPAFSIYEMEYKAGKDAKRLRGIICLVRIEDYDSGIVKPHETTLSGPKTDRLNLLRSCKATFSQIFSLFSDPPGNVAGILAKVTRKPEMEVKHSDGVTHRIWSLIDKNDIDAIVRELADKHIFIADGHHRYDTALNYRNERRKAAGSFTGEEGFNYVAMFLARLEDPGLTILPAHRALFNLTDFNAQKFEDDLNKYFDIERIDFNKRSESKDLLTVLETMAHRADHAHVFGMRITGEHSYYLLTLRNEADMDVLLPAKSPAYRRLDVSILHHLIIDKLLGIKMETHKMGLNIEYIKDAEEADKRAHDNAAEIIFFMNPTKVQEVKEVATTGERMPQKATYFYPKLLTGLVMHKIE